Proteins encoded together in one Impatiens glandulifera chromosome 1, dImpGla2.1, whole genome shotgun sequence window:
- the LOC124921987 gene encoding F-box/LRR-repeat protein 25-like has protein sequence MSRGRKAVQLTKKNDYLSQLPVEILNTITCMLNLKDAVRTSILSKRWRYIWINHTDLKFNHVNILGLEFSLLEKNLVGANTIFVKFVDEIMQQRLKGNDKINSFCLQFELGKCFSRSIDSWISCAVRKGVETIDLDLSKFNFNFPGISSSKQRCKRYNFSLLRTVSEDKGSLKHLRLAFCNFQGRSSSKKFGSLISLELQSVNISSLQLAKVLESCPLLEKLALDACSKLTYLRIGRSTNNTVLKILSLKKCLKLREIDLCADNLVSLELESINITNLQLTEILKSCPLLEELTLHMCSDLNYTRLSDSVKILSSNSFNLMEIYFCANNT, from the coding sequence AAAAAGAATGATTATCTTAGTCAGTTGCCAGTTGAAATTCTGAACACAATCACTTGTATGTTGAACCTAAAAGATGCGGTGAGGACAAGCATTTTATCGAAAAGATGGAGATATATTTGGATTAACCATACTGACCTCAAATTTAACCATGTTAATATACTTGGATTGGAATTTAGTCTCCTTGAGAAAAATTTGGTTGGTGCAAACActatttttgtgaaatttgtgGACGAAATTATGCAGCAGCGGTTGAAAGGCAACGACAAGATTAACTCTTTTTGTCTTCAGTTTGAATTGGGGAAGTGTTTTTCTCGATCTATTGATTCGTGGATCAGTTGTGCTGTTAGAAAAGGTGTTGAGACCATTGATCTTGATTTGTCcaaattcaacttcaattttccTGGAATTTCATCCTCCAAGCAACGATGTAAGAGATATAACTTTTCGTTGCTTCGGACAGTCTCCGAAGATAAAGGGTCACTGAAACATCTGCGACTTGCCTTTTGCAATTTCCAGGGTCGGTCAAGTTCCAAAAAGTTTGGTTCACTCATTTCCCTTGAGCTACAAAGTGTAAATATAAGCAGTCTTCAATTGGCCAAGGTTCTAGAAAGTTGCCCGTTACTTGAAAAGTTAGCTCTGGATGCATGTTCTAAACTCACTTATTTGAGAATTGGTCGTTCAACCAACAACACTGTTTTGAAGATTTTGTCCTTGAAGAAATGTCTCAAACTTAGGGAGATTGATCTTTGTGCCGACAATCTCGTTTCCCTTGAGCTTGAAAGCATAAATATAACCAATTTGCAGTTGACAGAGATTCTAAAAAGTTGCCCATTACTTGAAGAATTAACGCTGCATATGTGTTCTGACCTTAATTATACGAGACTAAGTGATTCTGTCAAAATTTTGTCCTCGAACAGTTTCAATCTTATGGAGATTTATTTTTGTGCCAACAACACTTGA
- the LOC124920336 gene encoding coilin-like, whose amino-acid sequence MGKVRLRVAFEDRHMLTRLQKSEGLKQSWILLDPQHQTISDISSYLIDAFQLAHTCSNGLILSMDGFVLPPFESVDILKDGDEISVKKKSCKLSNIIKESEDERQLMILDKEQPVHTAIPLLANKEFENETGGYESDIEEKDNESVDVLPVERPVKDAVLKKRKAGKRDHSASKKRKCNKITKESENNVSKEDYESNKIQLDTNASKDQNIPTTENELICAQSPKDKPSKRTKSVNHPEGNDAVTKKSEDIPASAQKVPSRSARRKKAKRIWRREAIKKEMESLKLPQNAEKSPQNDNQKNAIECQSLETDEQMNPADYQTPQKDNQKNPIEFQSLQTDEQMNPTECQSLEKVKQKNPVKSHQPVHNTEGDNDIVPIVIRPGHIRFEPLEKDHNVPENQLPMETFQWNGITSKKQGQKWGKEKEKFSAKRVDSSKDMSTENSGRAAKEKEPYLEYSPIRFEKLERLSTLPQDGDVIAYRLVELSSSWTPELSSFRVGKTSRFDSQSNVILLTPLPEYPIIFEKKSDEEEEKEEEGEVSEQPDNNSLYKEDGSLEIDFALLDDVRIIELVNQDPMNVSVAKPTNAVISDKNEVSAWDEMKAALSAKKQQLLEESEWDSKTAGKNSWSYRALRGSALGPAMAYLRARNDI is encoded by the exons ATGGGGAAAGTGAGACTTCGAGTGGCGTTTGAAGATCGCCACATGCTGACCAGATTACAGAAATCGGAGGGACTCAAACAAAGCTGGATTCTCCTCGATCCTCAACACCAGACCATCTCCGATATCTCATCTTATCTCATTGACGCTTTTCAACTCGCTCATACATGCTCTAATGGCCTCATACTATCT ATGGATGGATTTGTGCTGCCGCCGTTTGAATCAGTAGATATCCTGAAAGACGGAGATGAAATAAG TGTCAAGAAGAAAAGTTGCAAGTTATCAAATATTATCAAAGAGAGTGAAGATGAAAGGCAACTTATGATTCTGGACAAAGAGCAGCCCGTGCATACAGCTATACCACTTCTAGCAAACAAGGAGTTTGAGAACGAGACTGGTGGATATGAAAGTGATATAGAAGAGAAAGATAATGAGTCTGTGGATGTTTTGCCTGTAGAGCGTCCAGTTAAGGATGCGGttttaaagaaaagaaaagcagGCAAAAGAGATCATAGTGCTAG CAAGAAGAGAAAGTGCAACAAGATCACCAAAGAGTCTGAAAACAATGTTAGTAAGGAGGATTATGAGAGTAATAAGATCCAGCTGGATACAAATGCAAGCAAAGATCAGAATATACCAACCACTGAAAATGAACTCATTTGTGCTCAAAGCCCAAAGGATAAGCCCTCGAAGAGAACAAAGAG TGTTAATCATCCGGAAGGAAATGATGCAGTTACCAAGAAGTCAGAGGATATACCTGCTTCAGCTCAAAAG GTCCCCAGCAGAAGTGCTAGGCGGAAAAAGGCCAAGAGGATCTGGCGGCGGGAAGCTATAAAAAAAGAG ATGGAGAGTTTAAAATTGCCACAAAATGCTGAGAAATCTCCTCAAAATGACAATCAGAAGAATGCTATTGAGTGTCAATCCCTTGAAACTGATGAACAGATGAATCCTGCAGATTACCAAACTCCTCAAAAGGATAATCAGAAGAATCCTATTGAGTTCCAATCCCTTCAAACTGATGAACAGATGAATCCTACTGAGTGCCAATCTCTTGAAAAAGTAAAGCAAAAGAACCCTGTTAAATCTCATCAACCAGTTCATAACACTGAAGGAGATAATGATATTGTTCCTATTGTAATTAGACCTGGACATATTCGCTTTGAGCCCTTGGAAAAAG ATCACAATGTCCCAGAAAATCAATTGCCAATG GAAACATTTCAGTGGAATGGAATCACTAGTAAGAAACAGGGACAGAAGTGGggtaaagaaaaagaaaaattctCAGCCAAAAGGGTGGACTCTTCTAAAGACATGAGCACCGAAAATTCTGGTAGAGCTGCTAAGGAAAAAGAACCATACCTGGAGTACAGTCCAATCCGCTTTGAAAAGCTAGAACGACTATCAACACTGCCTCAG GATGGTGATGTCATCGCTTATCGTCTTGTTGAATTGTCTTCATCCTGGACACCTGAGCTTTCTTCTTTCAGG GTTGGAAAGACTTCGAGatttgattctcaatcaaatgtGATTCTGTTAACTCCACTCCCAGAATATCCTATTATTTTTGAGAAGAAGtcagatgaagaagaagaaaaagaagaagaaggagaagtcTCAGAACAACCAGATAACAACTCTCTTTATAAAGAAGATGGATCTTTAGAG ATTGATTTTGCTTTGCTGGATGATGTCCGGATTATCGAACTTGTCAACCAAGATCCTATGAATGTTTCTGTTGCGAAACCAACAAATGCTGTCATCTCAG acAAAAATGAAGTAAGCGCTTGGGATGAAATGAAAGCGGCTCTTAGTGCCAAGAAGCAACAGCTGCTAGAGGAGAGTGAGTGGGATAGTAAGACTGCTGGCAAGAACTCGTGGTCTTATAGAGCTTTGCGAGGTAGTGCCCTCGGCCCTGCTATGGCATATCTAAGAGCCAGAAatgatatttga